From Companilactobacillus heilongjiangensis, one genomic window encodes:
- a CDS encoding uracil-xanthine permease family protein gives MENNNKSSLLVGPDDKIGMGEAGFLGLQHVLAMDIYVPPIILAGMMAMGLGDQMGLLQSTFLAAGIGTILQTFVFMKMPVSQGPSFVPLGAAAGVVLASGGLKGNGMGTLIGALLVGSLILVILGVTGVFQKIINRLVPALVGGTIITCVGLSLIPTALNSNIFNAPGKIDNNIILASVTALTLLVSVGISLKFPSVRRFFRTSSIILALGVGTIVSTMMGMFDWKAVSDAAWFGLPQRTIFHWGINFSPSAIITFIIIYAVITTETTGTWFAMGAVTNHEITDKQWNHGIIGEGLSCLVAALLGTTPVTGYSTNAGVISITGVASKRVFLFAGIWFSILGFFSKLSVFLAAIPAPVIGGVFAIITVTIMLNGLNVIRGLETTDRDLYIIGIPIILTLALVLLPANVTKNAPQILQYLLGSPIAMAAIAAIILNLVMPKTKKANVKAI, from the coding sequence ATGGAAAATAACAACAAGAGCAGTTTATTAGTTGGCCCTGACGACAAAATTGGCATGGGTGAAGCTGGTTTCTTAGGTCTTCAACATGTCTTAGCAATGGATATCTACGTTCCACCAATTATCTTAGCCGGAATGATGGCAATGGGTCTTGGCGATCAAATGGGACTATTACAATCAACATTCTTAGCTGCTGGTATCGGAACAATTTTACAAACCTTTGTATTTATGAAGATGCCCGTTTCTCAAGGTCCATCATTTGTTCCACTTGGTGCCGCTGCCGGAGTCGTCCTGGCTTCAGGTGGCTTGAAAGGTAACGGTATGGGAACGCTGATTGGTGCCCTACTAGTTGGTTCTCTTATTTTAGTTATCTTAGGTGTCACTGGAGTTTTCCAAAAAATTATTAATCGCTTAGTTCCTGCCTTAGTTGGTGGTACGATCATCACTTGTGTTGGTTTATCATTGATTCCTACCGCTCTAAACAGTAATATTTTCAACGCTCCTGGCAAGATTGACAACAATATCATCTTAGCTTCTGTTACTGCTTTAACACTCCTAGTTTCTGTCGGTATCAGTTTGAAATTTCCTAGCGTTCGTCGTTTCTTTAGAACTAGTTCAATTATTTTAGCTCTAGGTGTTGGTACAATCGTTTCAACCATGATGGGTATGTTCGACTGGAAAGCAGTTTCAGATGCTGCTTGGTTCGGTCTTCCACAACGTACTATTTTCCACTGGGGTATCAACTTTAGCCCTTCAGCTATTATTACTTTCATTATCATTTACGCCGTTATCACAACTGAAACAACTGGTACATGGTTCGCCATGGGTGCCGTTACAAATCATGAAATCACTGACAAGCAATGGAATCACGGTATTATCGGTGAAGGTTTGAGCTGTTTAGTTGCCGCATTACTTGGTACAACACCTGTTACAGGTTATTCAACTAATGCCGGTGTTATCTCAATCACTGGTGTCGCAAGTAAAAGAGTTTTCTTGTTCGCGGGAATTTGGTTCTCAATCTTAGGTTTCTTCAGTAAATTGTCAGTCTTTCTAGCTGCTATTCCTGCTCCAGTTATCGGTGGTGTCTTCGCAATCATTACAGTTACAATCATGCTTAACGGTTTAAACGTTATCCGTGGTTTGGAAACAACTGATCGTGACCTTTACATTATCGGTATTCCAATTATTTTGACACTAGCCTTGGTACTTCTACCAGCTAATGTTACAAAAAACGCTCCACAAATCTTGCAATACTTATTAGGTTCACCAATTGCCATGGCTGCTATCGCTGCTATCATCCTTAACTTAGTGATGCCTAAGACAAAGAAAGCTAACGTTAAAGCTATTTAA
- the guaD gene encoding guanine deaminase, translating into MVFEGNYFSSATFDKADFTPDSLICVDQSGIIDRVVSASDSDYQIVKQAAMDNDILKQIPKGSYLLPGFTDLHIHAPQWPQAGLALDKPLNEWLNTYTFPLEAKFKDLQYAKKVYQSLIKELLANGTTTGLFFGSVHTDANLVLAKVCAKLGQRAFIGKVAMDNPDQTPDYYRDESSQVALEETETFILKMQALQEQTNADITSVITPRFVPSCTDETLQGLGDLAKKYDLPIQSHCSESIWEDHYATERFNLRDAEVLNKFGLLTDKSVMAHGTQLSDSDLDLFEKTQTAIAHCPISNAYFGNSVMRVHDAYQKNVKIGLGTDISGGFSPSIYRNMQQAIMSSQMLQDSSQKPARLSASNVFYLATIGGANALHINSGQIKAGFKADLQIVQDQYFELSSNNSDEIFERLVYHTNKENIKQVYVAGNLVHDNRGEK; encoded by the coding sequence ATAGTTTTTGAGGGAAATTATTTTTCTTCAGCGACGTTTGACAAGGCGGATTTCACACCAGATTCACTTATATGTGTAGACCAGTCAGGAATTATTGACCGTGTTGTATCCGCTTCTGATAGCGATTATCAGATTGTCAAACAAGCTGCAATGGATAACGATATCCTCAAACAAATACCCAAAGGAAGTTATCTTTTACCAGGATTCACTGATTTACATATTCACGCTCCACAATGGCCTCAGGCCGGTTTAGCTTTGGACAAACCGTTGAACGAATGGCTCAACACTTATACTTTTCCACTCGAAGCTAAATTCAAAGATCTACAGTATGCCAAAAAAGTTTACCAAAGCCTGATCAAGGAATTATTAGCCAATGGTACTACGACTGGCTTATTCTTTGGTTCAGTTCACACGGATGCTAATTTAGTTTTAGCTAAGGTGTGTGCAAAACTAGGACAACGTGCCTTTATTGGTAAAGTTGCGATGGATAATCCTGACCAAACTCCTGATTATTATCGTGATGAATCATCCCAAGTTGCTTTGGAAGAAACTGAAACATTTATTCTCAAGATGCAAGCACTACAGGAACAGACTAACGCTGACATAACGTCAGTCATTACTCCGCGATTTGTTCCTAGTTGTACTGACGAAACATTGCAAGGTCTGGGCGACTTGGCTAAAAAGTATGACTTACCGATTCAATCGCATTGTAGTGAAAGCATTTGGGAAGACCATTATGCAACTGAACGTTTTAATCTACGTGACGCTGAGGTGCTGAACAAATTTGGATTATTGACTGATAAATCTGTTATGGCCCACGGTACTCAATTAAGCGACAGTGACTTGGATCTCTTTGAAAAGACTCAAACAGCTATTGCTCACTGCCCTATTTCCAACGCTTACTTTGGAAACTCCGTCATGCGTGTTCATGACGCCTATCAAAAAAATGTCAAAATCGGTTTAGGTACCGATATCTCCGGAGGATTTTCTCCTAGTATTTATCGAAATATGCAACAAGCTATTATGTCATCACAGATGTTACAAGATTCTAGTCAAAAACCGGCACGTCTTTCAGCCAGCAATGTCTTCTATTTAGCAACAATCGGCGGTGCTAACGCCTTACATATCAATTCAGGACAAATTAAAGCTGGTTTCAAAGCCGACCTTCAAATCGTCCAAGATCAATACTTCGAACTCTCTTCAAATAATTCTGATGAAATATTTGAGAGACTTGTGTATCACACAAATAAAGAAAATATCAAGCAAGTCTATGTAGCTGGTAATTTAGTACATGACAATCGAGGAGAAAAATAA
- a CDS encoding PRD domain-containing protein, with translation MVEIAQVFNNNSALVNLGDDRQAIVKGKGIAFKKTKGGQVDSGKIENIFYLNTKSSRENLYFLIKDIPIDVVTTTYEIIDYAKKDFNYNILDYVYITLSDHIFGSYQRLLAHTYQESLIPDMSEQYPDEYEIASHGLDVINENLHVHFPRSEIKSIALHFINAKGEESQASDLKENTSKEVSDIVTTILNKNRIYRIEGNGNYFDRFMIHLQYLAGRLDNDDTEDRDFSNRLESEMKKEYPRSSKIAKEIYTSLQSKLSTRLSSNELLYFIIHIQRLTQEKTTK, from the coding sequence ATGGTAGAGATTGCCCAAGTCTTTAACAATAACAGTGCGTTAGTCAACCTAGGAGATGATCGCCAAGCAATTGTAAAGGGCAAAGGAATCGCTTTTAAGAAGACCAAAGGTGGACAAGTTGATTCAGGCAAGATTGAGAATATCTTTTATTTAAATACAAAATCATCACGAGAAAATTTATACTTTTTGATCAAAGATATTCCAATTGATGTTGTAACTACTACTTATGAAATTATTGATTATGCGAAAAAAGACTTTAACTATAACATTTTAGATTACGTTTACATCACCTTGAGTGACCATATTTTCGGTTCATATCAAAGATTATTGGCTCACACGTACCAAGAGAGTTTAATTCCTGATATGAGCGAGCAATATCCGGACGAATACGAAATTGCCAGTCATGGTTTAGATGTTATCAATGAAAATCTTCATGTTCACTTCCCACGGTCGGAGATTAAAAGTATTGCACTACATTTCATTAATGCTAAAGGTGAAGAGTCTCAAGCTAGTGACTTAAAGGAAAATACTTCCAAGGAAGTTAGCGACATTGTGACAACGATTTTGAATAAGAATCGGATTTATCGCATTGAAGGAAATGGCAATTATTTTGACCGTTTCATGATTCACTTACAGTATTTAGCAGGACGCCTTGATAATGACGACACTGAAGATCGTGACTTTAGCAATAGGCTGGAATCGGAGATGAAAAAAGAGTATCCGCGTTCTTCTAAGATTGCTAAAGAAATTTACACAAGTCTTCAATCAAAGCTTTCGACTAGGCTAAGTAGTAATGAACTATTATATTTCATAATTCACATTCAACGATTAACACAAGAAAAAACTACGAAGTAG
- a CDS encoding PTS lactose/cellobiose transporter subunit IIA: protein MAVTKEQISMTGFEIVAYAGDAKTALIKALESARVGKIDEARALVEEANKSIVDAHNSQTKLLADEAGGMNMDVTFIMVHGQDTLMTTMMLMDECKFFIDEYERINKIEEKLDMKN, encoded by the coding sequence ATGGCAGTTACAAAAGAACAAATTTCAATGACAGGATTCGAAATCGTGGCTTACGCAGGGGACGCCAAGACCGCTTTAATCAAGGCTTTAGAGAGTGCTCGCGTGGGTAAAATTGATGAAGCTAGAGCATTAGTTGAAGAAGCTAATAAATCAATTGTTGATGCTCACAACTCACAAACAAAGTTATTGGCTGACGAAGCTGGTGGTATGAATATGGATGTCACATTCATTATGGTTCATGGTCAAGATACCTTGATGACAACAATGATGTTAATGGATGAGTGCAAATTCTTTATTGATGAGTATGAACGTATTAATAAGATTGAAGAAAAATTAGATATGAAGAATTAA
- a CDS encoding lactose-specific PTS transporter subunit EIIC, with translation MSGVFDKLKPAFEAIAANKYVSAIRDGFIACMPIIIFSSIFMMIAYVPNAWGFYWPTNVTNIFMIAYNYSMGLLALFVAGTTAKNLTDSQNLELPKTNQINPVSVIIASEIAFIILSILPLKTGNDLTYMGTQGLICAYIVGLIVPNIYYICIKNNVTIKLPPQVPQNISQTFKDLIPMASSVTVFWLFGIGFKAATGTILPRWIIQVLSPLFRASDSYIGLSIIAGAMAFFWFCGVQGPSIVQPAVVPIMIANTAANLEQYQAGVHASHVLAMNTMDYVMNFGGTGSTFVVAFIMLFAARSAQLKAVGKAAFIPGSFSVNEPVLFGMPIIMNPMFFLPFLATPIVNVCMFKFFVNVLGMNSIMYTMPWTIPAPIGILISTGFAPLSFVFVLLALVVDVLIYFPFIRVYDKTLLTEEKAKEAAGEGDVALAGATPEVALDSDNSNEGATVEASTDNSAEATVATSSKDTEEYFKNNEVDVLVLCAGGGTSGILANALNKLSKNKGLKLSAAARAYGQDMDLIQNMNMVILAPQMESMKGNLKKITDKYGVKLVTTTGRQYIELTNDGDKALDFVESNL, from the coding sequence ATGTCAGGTGTATTTGATAAGCTCAAACCGGCCTTTGAGGCCATTGCTGCGAATAAATATGTTTCTGCTATTCGTGACGGATTCATTGCCTGTATGCCAATTATCATCTTCTCAAGTATTTTCATGATGATTGCCTATGTTCCAAATGCATGGGGATTTTATTGGCCTACTAATGTAACAAATATCTTTATGATTGCATATAACTATTCAATGGGACTATTAGCTTTGTTCGTTGCTGGTACAACCGCTAAGAATTTGACTGATAGTCAAAATTTGGAATTGCCTAAGACAAACCAAATTAATCCTGTTTCTGTAATTATTGCATCAGAAATCGCTTTTATTATTCTATCAATCTTGCCACTAAAGACTGGTAATGACTTAACTTATATGGGTACACAAGGTTTGATCTGTGCTTATATCGTTGGTCTAATTGTTCCAAATATTTACTATATCTGTATTAAAAACAATGTAACTATTAAGTTACCTCCACAGGTACCTCAAAATATTTCACAAACATTTAAAGATCTTATTCCTATGGCTTCATCCGTTACAGTATTCTGGTTATTCGGTATCGGATTTAAAGCTGCAACAGGAACTATTCTTCCTCGTTGGATTATTCAAGTTCTATCGCCATTATTTAGAGCTAGTGATTCTTACATTGGACTTTCAATTATTGCCGGAGCCATGGCCTTCTTCTGGTTCTGTGGTGTTCAAGGTCCATCAATCGTTCAACCAGCCGTTGTTCCTATTATGATTGCTAATACTGCTGCTAACTTGGAACAATATCAAGCCGGTGTTCACGCATCACACGTTTTAGCTATGAATACAATGGATTACGTTATGAACTTTGGTGGTACTGGATCAACATTCGTTGTTGCCTTTATCATGTTGTTCGCTGCTCGTTCAGCCCAATTGAAGGCTGTTGGTAAGGCTGCCTTTATTCCTGGTTCATTCTCAGTTAATGAGCCTGTACTTTTCGGTATGCCAATTATCATGAACCCAATGTTCTTCCTACCATTCTTGGCAACACCTATTGTCAACGTATGTATGTTCAAGTTCTTCGTTAATGTATTAGGTATGAACAGTATCATGTATACAATGCCATGGACAATTCCTGCACCAATTGGTATTTTGATTTCAACCGGATTCGCTCCGTTATCATTTGTCTTTGTTCTCTTAGCTTTGGTAGTCGATGTACTTATCTACTTCCCATTCATTCGTGTTTACGATAAGACACTATTAACAGAAGAAAAAGCTAAGGAAGCTGCTGGCGAAGGCGATGTTGCCCTTGCTGGTGCTACTCCAGAAGTTGCTCTTGATTCAGATAACTCAAACGAAGGTGCCACAGTTGAAGCATCTACAGATAATTCTGCTGAAGCAACAGTCGCTACGAGTTCTAAGGATACAGAAGAGTACTTTAAGAATAATGAAGTTGATGTCTTGGTATTGTGTGCCGGCGGTGGTACTAGTGGTATTTTAGCTAATGCTTTGAACAAACTTTCAAAGAATAAAGGCTTGAAGTTATCCGCTGCTGCTCGTGCTTATGGTCAAGATATGGATCTTATTCAAAATATGAATATGGTTATCTTAGCTCCACAAATGGAAAGTATGAAAGGTAATCTAAAGAAGATTACTGATAAATATGGCGTTAAGTTGGTAACTACAACTGGTCGTCAATACATTGAATTGACAAACGATGGAGATAAAGCCTTAGACTTTGTTGAATCTAATCTTTAG
- the lacG gene encoding 6-phospho-beta-galactosidase, translated as MSKTLPKDFLMGGASAAYQVEGATKEDGKGRVLWDDFLEKQGRFSPDPAADFYHRYDEDLTLAEEYGVQVIRVSIAWSRIFPDGAGKVEPRGVAYYHKLFAACAKHHIVPYVTLHHFDTPERLHELGDWLSQEMLDDFLAFAKYCFKEFPEVKYWITINEPTSMAVQQYTSGTFPPAEKGRFDKTFQAEHNQILIHSKIVNAYKDMDLGGEIGIVHALQTVYPYSDSAGDKHAAALQDALENRLYLDGTLAGEYHKETLDLIKEILDANDQPMFKYNDEEMAEISKAAHQLNFVGVNNYFSKWLREYNGASETIHNGTGAKGTSVSRLHGIGEEKKPDDVETTDWDWSIYPKGMHDILMRIHDDYPLVPDIYVTENGIGLKESLPKDATSDTVIDDPKRIDYLKKYFSAIADAINDGANVKGYFIWSLQDQFSWTNGYSKRYGLFFVDFPTQKRYVKKSAYWFKKLSETHEIED; from the coding sequence ATGAGTAAAACATTACCAAAAGATTTCTTAATGGGTGGCGCCAGTGCTGCCTATCAAGTTGAAGGTGCTACAAAAGAAGATGGCAAAGGACGCGTTCTTTGGGATGACTTTCTAGAGAAACAAGGTCGTTTCAGTCCAGATCCAGCCGCTGATTTCTATCACCGTTATGACGAAGATTTAACACTTGCTGAGGAGTATGGCGTGCAAGTAATTAGAGTTTCAATCGCTTGGTCACGTATTTTCCCAGATGGTGCTGGCAAAGTTGAACCTCGTGGAGTCGCCTATTATCACAAGTTGTTCGCTGCTTGTGCTAAACACCACATCGTTCCATATGTAACGCTACATCACTTTGATACACCTGAAAGATTACATGAGTTAGGTGACTGGTTGAGTCAAGAGATGTTAGATGACTTCTTGGCTTTTGCTAAATATTGTTTCAAGGAATTTCCTGAAGTTAAGTATTGGATCACTATTAATGAACCAACTTCAATGGCCGTTCAACAATATACTTCTGGAACATTCCCACCAGCTGAAAAAGGTCGTTTCGACAAGACTTTCCAAGCTGAGCACAATCAAATTTTGATTCACTCTAAGATTGTCAATGCATATAAAGATATGGATTTAGGCGGTGAAATTGGTATTGTTCACGCACTGCAAACCGTTTATCCATATAGTGACAGTGCAGGTGACAAACATGCCGCTGCCTTACAAGATGCGCTAGAAAATAGACTATATCTGGACGGAACTTTAGCCGGTGAATATCACAAGGAAACTCTAGATTTGATTAAAGAAATTCTTGATGCTAATGATCAACCAATGTTCAAGTATAACGATGAAGAAATGGCTGAAATCAGCAAAGCCGCTCATCAGCTAAACTTTGTTGGAGTAAATAACTACTTTAGCAAATGGTTACGTGAGTATAACGGCGCTTCGGAGACTATTCATAACGGTACTGGTGCAAAGGGAACTTCAGTTTCTCGCTTGCACGGTATCGGTGAAGAGAAGAAGCCTGACGATGTTGAAACAACTGACTGGGATTGGTCAATTTATCCAAAGGGGATGCATGATATTCTAATGAGAATTCATGACGATTACCCATTGGTACCAGATATTTATGTAACTGAAAATGGTATTGGTTTGAAAGAAAGCCTACCAAAGGATGCTACTAGTGATACTGTAATTGATGATCCTAAGCGAATCGATTATCTCAAGAAATACTTCAGTGCAATTGCGGATGCCATTAATGATGGTGCCAATGTCAAAGGGTACTTCATCTGGTCCTTGCAAGATCAATTTTCTTGGACTAATGGTTACAGCAAGCGTTATGGATTGTTCTTCGTCGACTTCCCAACGCAGAAACGTTACGTTAAGAAGAGTGCCTACTGGTTTAAGAAACTCAGTGAAACACACGAAATTGAAGACTAG
- a CDS encoding Cof-type HAD-IIB family hydrolase codes for MDYKMIALDLDDTLLTTQKTISDQNKSAIKRALTKGIKVVMCSGRTHNAVIKFADQLGISGSEQYMITNGGAIIEDMNGKIMYQEMLSNEFYREFVQFVHDNNLHYNVVDNHGNTYTSSEDWIDKYTIMQAHENANGLYLKEPDELPDDFKIVKAIINGSESELDSVSAMVHEKFDKDYFVVRTGIGFLEVFPQHVNKGKAIKVLAEELGFDLSEVMAMGDRDNDIPMLKIVGKGVAMENGLPDVKASADYVTADNNHSGVGLAIEKFVL; via the coding sequence ATGGATTATAAGATGATTGCTTTAGATTTGGATGACACTTTATTAACCACTCAGAAAACAATTTCTGATCAAAATAAATCAGCGATTAAGCGTGCTTTGACCAAAGGTATCAAGGTTGTTATGTGTTCTGGTAGAACTCATAACGCCGTTATAAAATTTGCTGACCAATTGGGTATCAGTGGTTCCGAACAATATATGATTACTAATGGTGGAGCAATTATTGAGGATATGAACGGCAAGATTATGTACCAAGAGATGTTGAGTAATGAGTTTTATCGTGAATTTGTCCAATTTGTTCATGATAATAATTTACATTATAACGTCGTTGATAATCATGGTAATACATATACTAGCAGTGAGGATTGGATTGATAAATACACAATTATGCAAGCACATGAAAATGCTAATGGCTTGTATTTAAAAGAGCCAGATGAATTGCCAGATGATTTCAAGATTGTTAAAGCAATTATTAATGGTAGCGAATCAGAACTCGATTCTGTTTCAGCAATGGTCCATGAAAAATTTGATAAAGATTATTTTGTTGTTCGAACGGGAATTGGTTTCTTAGAAGTATTCCCACAACACGTTAATAAGGGCAAAGCAATTAAAGTTTTGGCTGAAGAACTGGGCTTTGATCTTTCAGAAGTTATGGCAATGGGTGACCGTGACAACGACATTCCAATGTTGAAGATTGTGGGCAAAGGGGTTGCTATGGAAAATGGTCTACCAGATGTTAAGGCATCCGCCGATTATGTTACAGCAGACAATAATCACAGTGGCGTAGGATTAGCAATTGAAAAATTTGTCTTGTAG
- a CDS encoding PRD domain-containing protein, whose amino-acid sequence MQLIIKQIFNNNTAIVDLDDDQQAIVKGKGIAFHKSKGETLDSEKIEKIFYLDTVDSQKNLYFLLKDIPIDVVTTTYEIVDYARKKFNYHALDYIYITLSDHIYGAYKRYMDNQYKPSHIPDMSDKYIEEYLIASEGLKIINRNLNIDLPMSEIRNLALHFINAQTSSDSSNNLDMTKKVDFTKLIKKVMLQNNIFRTKSNSNYYDRFMVHLQYLEQRLNNISADTNFDQKIELEMERDYPGSTSIAKQISAEIKSARGVELNNKELLYFNIHIQRITQEDGLNGA is encoded by the coding sequence ATGCAATTAATTATCAAACAAATATTTAATAATAATACAGCAATTGTCGATTTAGATGATGATCAACAAGCCATCGTTAAAGGCAAGGGGATTGCTTTTCATAAATCGAAAGGGGAGACCTTGGACAGTGAGAAGATTGAAAAAATCTTTTATCTCGATACAGTTGATTCCCAGAAGAATCTCTATTTTTTGTTAAAGGACATTCCCATCGATGTTGTAACTACCACCTATGAAATCGTGGATTATGCCCGCAAGAAGTTCAACTATCACGCATTAGATTATATTTATATTACTTTAAGTGACCACATTTATGGAGCTTATAAACGTTATATGGATAATCAATATAAGCCTAGTCATATTCCTGATATGAGTGACAAGTATATTGAAGAGTATTTAATTGCCAGTGAAGGCTTGAAAATTATCAATCGAAATCTCAATATTGATTTGCCAATGTCCGAGATTAGAAATCTAGCGTTACATTTTATCAATGCTCAGACTAGTTCTGACAGTAGTAATAATCTTGATATGACTAAAAAAGTTGATTTCACTAAGCTGATTAAAAAGGTTATGTTGCAAAATAATATTTTTCGTACTAAGAGTAATAGTAATTACTATGATCGGTTCATGGTTCATTTGCAGTATTTGGAACAACGCTTGAATAATATTTCGGCGGACACTAATTTTGATCAAAAAATCGAATTGGAAATGGAACGTGATTATCCTGGTTCAACCTCGATTGCTAAGCAGATTTCTGCTGAAATAAAGTCGGCACGTGGGGTCGAATTGAATAATAAAGAACTGTTATATTTCAACATTCATATTCAAAGAATTACGCAAGAAGATGGATTGAACGGTGCATAA
- a CDS encoding gamma-glutamyl-gamma-aminobutyrate hydrolase family protein, with translation MSKVIGITADIYTGATSVINQKLMDFVPRPAVDGVVAAGGIPVSLPYIPKEQINGLVERLDGIIFTGGPDIDPTFMGEEPIPQLGATNRNRDIFEIALIRTAVAKKVPILGICRGAQIINVALGGTVYQDLNSQFPGKVLKHHQEAPGDQPTHFISVNHDSYLFKTVSDNVFVNSRHHQAIKDVAAGLKIVAEAPDGVIEGIENSNASIQGVQWHPENMWQHDSRQLELFQDFIARA, from the coding sequence ATGAGCAAAGTAATTGGCATCACCGCAGATATATATACTGGCGCCACGTCAGTGATCAATCAAAAACTAATGGACTTTGTACCCCGTCCGGCAGTTGATGGAGTGGTGGCCGCCGGTGGAATCCCCGTTAGTTTGCCATATATTCCTAAAGAACAGATCAATGGATTAGTCGAGCGCTTGGACGGAATAATCTTTACTGGTGGTCCAGATATTGACCCCACATTCATGGGTGAAGAGCCAATTCCACAATTGGGTGCGACTAATCGAAACCGTGATATCTTTGAAATTGCTCTGATTAGAACCGCTGTTGCCAAAAAAGTTCCCATTCTCGGAATCTGTCGTGGCGCTCAAATAATCAACGTTGCGTTAGGTGGAACCGTTTATCAAGATTTGAACAGTCAATTCCCCGGAAAAGTTTTAAAGCATCATCAAGAAGCTCCAGGCGACCAACCAACGCATTTTATATCAGTGAATCATGATTCTTATTTATTTAAAACTGTGAGCGATAACGTCTTTGTTAATTCACGACATCATCAAGCGATTAAAGATGTTGCTGCAGGATTGAAGATTGTTGCTGAAGCCCCAGACGGTGTAATTGAAGGAATTGAAAATTCTAATGCTTCAATTCAAGGTGTTCAATGGCATCCAGAGAATATGTGGCAACATGATTCCCGACAATTAGAATTGTTTCAGGACTTTATTGCACGGGCATAA
- a CDS encoding APC family permease: MKQAITLTNAPTVKSAVKSKKMGFWTVLLFGINSILGSGIFLLPNEGMRLFGPASIFVLAFDAVLVLTIGLCFAEDSSLFDETGGAYVYAKAAFGNFVGYEVGFVTWTIRIIAEGTLYVGFATAVAGVFPELNNPLDKDIIVTIMALTLMTVNLFGIKVAAILNNAVTVSKLLPLVFFIAIGIWFIKGGNFTPMIPASVASKGSFAKAAMTMFFVFTGIESSVVAAGEMKNPKKDLPRVLIIVILAVAAFYILVQTVCIGVLGKSLAVSTTPIQDAFGTMVGSFGKYLVAAGTLMSIGGVGFSTSFITPRFGVAMAEYGMMPQFLTHKNRFGVPHNAIIISALLGLLVAVSGSFNTLVQISAVSRFAQYIPSCLAVLVFRKTMKNRKSGFKIPFGWFIPVLAITVSLWLLAQTSISNLIWGFGALLVAVPFYFLSRKNFID, from the coding sequence ATGAAACAAGCGATAACTCTAACTAATGCACCAACTGTCAAAAGTGCCGTCAAGTCAAAGAAAATGGGCTTTTGGACGGTTCTATTATTTGGAATCAACAGTATTCTTGGATCTGGAATTTTCTTGTTACCTAATGAAGGGATGCGACTCTTTGGTCCGGCTAGTATTTTCGTATTAGCTTTCGATGCCGTGCTGGTGCTAACGATTGGATTATGTTTCGCTGAAGATTCCAGTCTTTTTGATGAAACAGGTGGGGCATATGTTTATGCGAAAGCCGCTTTTGGAAACTTTGTCGGCTATGAAGTTGGTTTCGTCACCTGGACGATTCGAATCATTGCTGAAGGTACGCTCTATGTTGGCTTTGCTACAGCGGTTGCCGGTGTTTTTCCAGAATTAAATAATCCACTTGATAAAGATATTATCGTTACAATTATGGCTTTGACGTTAATGACCGTGAACTTGTTTGGTATCAAAGTTGCAGCAATTTTGAATAACGCCGTTACGGTATCAAAATTATTACCACTAGTATTTTTTATTGCGATAGGAATTTGGTTCATCAAAGGTGGTAATTTTACACCAATGATCCCAGCTTCAGTTGCTAGCAAGGGTTCTTTTGCAAAGGCCGCGATGACAATGTTCTTTGTCTTTACAGGGATTGAAAGTTCAGTTGTTGCCGCCGGAGAAATGAAGAATCCGAAGAAAGATTTACCACGAGTTTTAATTATTGTGATTTTGGCTGTTGCAGCTTTTTACATACTCGTGCAAACAGTTTGTATCGGAGTATTGGGAAAGTCACTGGCTGTTAGTACAACACCGATTCAAGATGCGTTTGGCACAATGGTTGGCAGTTTCGGAAAGTATTTGGTGGCAGCTGGTACACTGATGTCAATTGGAGGAGTTGGATTCTCGACATCCTTTATTACACCCAGATTCGGTGTAGCAATGGCAGAATACGGTATGATGCCACAGTTTTTAACACACAAGAATCGTTTTGGAGTTCCACACAATGCTATTATTATTTCCGCATTATTAGGCTTGTTGGTAGCCGTGTCAGGAAGTTTTAATACGCTGGTACAAATCAGTGCTGTTTCCAGATTTGCTCAATATATTCCTAGTTGTTTGGCTGTGTTGGTTTTTAGAAAAACAATGAAGAATCGCAAGTCAGGTTTCAAAATCCCATTTGGATGGTTCATTCCCGTTTTAGCCATTACGGTATCGTTATGGCTATTGGCACAAACGAGCATTTCAAATCTAATTTGGGGCTTCGGAGCCTTACTAGTAGCAGTACCATTCTACTTTTTATCTCGCAAGAATTTTATAGATTAA